Proteins encoded together in one Micromonospora auratinigra window:
- a CDS encoding MFS transporter, with translation MNTRRDIAAMLTTTFVSWLGQRTTAVALPLVALAETGSAWTTGLVGGAVGLPMLTSAWWARGLRQRLTSGRALAGVLAIQVLGLLVIPVGAAAGTVGPVHLIAAGLVTGGATTLGAPGQRALLADLSADPDAAARALAWQDFAHRSTMIVAPPLAGWAITVDGPFRLLWAEAGGVALGAALLLTVRGTAAPEADGRAAGAPALRHVLARHPEVRRAVIMAGVGGLTWFAFSLGLAILGAETGRPGLLVSAGMTGYGAGSLAGALLAPVLVRRLRPLATMAAGWVLLGATFAALPAVTSSLPLIAALAALGGFAMPFGIGALHRLITTSTEGAERRAAFAAESLVHDGAVSVGLFAGGAVIGLAGAGPTLVVAGAAQVAVGLLAGPTRRLGAGSACRLPPRRRAPRSGRRQPEHRSTP, from the coding sequence GTGAACACCCGCCGGGACATCGCCGCCATGCTCACCACCACCTTCGTCTCCTGGTTGGGGCAGCGCACCACCGCCGTCGCGCTGCCTCTGGTCGCGCTCGCCGAGACCGGCTCCGCCTGGACCACCGGTCTGGTGGGCGGCGCGGTCGGGCTGCCCATGCTCACCTCGGCCTGGTGGGCGCGTGGCCTCCGGCAGCGCCTGACCAGCGGACGCGCCCTCGCCGGGGTGCTCGCGATCCAGGTGCTCGGCCTGCTCGTCATCCCGGTCGGCGCGGCCGCGGGCACCGTCGGCCCGGTCCATCTGATCGCCGCCGGACTGGTGACCGGCGGCGCCACCACGCTCGGCGCGCCGGGCCAGCGGGCCCTGCTCGCCGACCTCTCCGCCGACCCCGACGCGGCCGCCCGGGCGCTGGCCTGGCAGGACTTCGCGCACCGCAGCACCATGATCGTGGCACCGCCGCTGGCCGGCTGGGCGATCACCGTCGACGGACCGTTCCGGCTGTTGTGGGCGGAGGCGGGCGGCGTCGCCCTCGGCGCCGCCCTGCTGCTGACCGTACGTGGCACCGCGGCGCCCGAGGCCGACGGTCGGGCCGCCGGCGCTCCGGCGCTACGGCACGTACTGGCCCGGCATCCCGAGGTACGGCGCGCGGTGATCATGGCCGGCGTCGGCGGCCTCACCTGGTTCGCCTTCTCCCTCGGGCTGGCCATCCTCGGTGCCGAGACCGGCCGGCCCGGGCTGCTCGTCTCGGCCGGCATGACCGGCTACGGCGCCGGTTCGCTCGCCGGGGCGCTGCTCGCGCCGGTGCTGGTACGCCGGCTGCGGCCGCTCGCGACCATGGCGGCCGGCTGGGTCCTGCTCGGCGCGACCTTCGCCGCACTGCCCGCCGTCACCTCGTCGCTGCCGCTGATCGCGGCCCTGGCCGCGCTCGGCGGCTTCGCCATGCCGTTCGGCATCGGCGCGCTCCACCGGCTGATCACCACGAGCACCGAGGGCGCGGAACGGCGGGCCGCCTTCGCCGCGGAGAGCCTGGTGCACGACGGCGCGGTCTCGGTCGGGCTGTTCGCCGGCGGCGCGGTCATCGGCCTGGCCGGCGCGGGTCCGACGCTGGTGGTCGCGGGCGCCGCCCAGGTCGCCGTGGGACTCCTCGCGGGCCCGACCCGCCGATTGGGTGCGGGTTCGGCGTGCCGCCTCCCACCCAGGCGCCGGGCACCGCGCTCAGGTCGTCGGCAGCCGGAACACCGCTCCACGCCGTGA
- a CDS encoding bifunctional 3'-5' exonuclease/DNA polymerase, with the protein MLVGVVADERGGGELQPLDPAGRPVGPVEPVADLAAAVTAREAAERPRWVWGSGATLYPTLLRAGVRLERCHDVELTEALLLGHAGRWGEPRSLAAAWARLTGGPVPPDPVPRPPEPPGHGQGALFDPPSGPPGPGITALTRVYADQLGRIGQTGHPGRFRLLVAAESAGALVAAEMAANGLPWRGDVHDGILAELLGEASPVGGPPRRLAELAARIAAAFGVRRLHADSPAELLKAFARAGVELPNTRAWVLRGVEHPAVPLVLEYKELYRIWTAHGWAWRDAWVSAGRFHPEYVPGGVVSGRWATRGGGALQIPKVIRRAVVADPGWTFVVADAGQLEPRVLAAVSGDERLAAAGGAGDLYAALARDAFAGDRARAKVALLGAMYGQTGGAAVPALAVLKRNYPTAFGYVEAAARTGEAGGLVRSWLGRTCPPGSVGFADGEEADPDAGADPQSPRARAARSRGRFTRNFVIQATAAEWASTLLATLRTALAGTGAELVFFQHDEVVVHCPVERAEAVAAAVSGAGARATALLFGDTPVRFPLDLSIVDCYADAA; encoded by the coding sequence GTGCTGGTGGGGGTGGTGGCGGACGAGCGGGGCGGGGGTGAGCTGCAACCCCTGGACCCGGCCGGGCGGCCGGTCGGTCCGGTCGAGCCGGTGGCCGACCTGGCCGCCGCGGTGACCGCCCGGGAGGCCGCCGAGCGGCCGCGCTGGGTCTGGGGCAGCGGCGCGACGCTCTACCCGACGCTGCTGCGCGCCGGCGTCCGGCTGGAACGCTGCCACGACGTCGAGCTGACCGAGGCGCTGCTGCTGGGGCACGCCGGCCGCTGGGGCGAGCCCCGCTCGCTCGCGGCGGCCTGGGCCCGGCTGACCGGCGGGCCCGTCCCGCCGGACCCGGTGCCCCGCCCGCCGGAGCCGCCCGGCCACGGCCAGGGCGCGCTCTTCGACCCGCCGTCGGGCCCGCCCGGTCCGGGCATCACGGCCCTGACCCGGGTGTACGCCGACCAGCTCGGTCGGATCGGGCAGACCGGGCACCCGGGCCGGTTCCGGCTGCTGGTGGCCGCCGAGTCGGCCGGCGCGCTGGTCGCGGCGGAGATGGCGGCGAACGGGCTGCCCTGGCGGGGCGACGTGCACGACGGCATCCTCGCCGAGCTGCTCGGTGAGGCGTCCCCGGTCGGCGGGCCGCCCCGCCGGCTGGCCGAGCTGGCCGCCCGGATCGCCGCCGCCTTCGGCGTACGCCGGCTGCACGCCGACTCCCCGGCGGAGCTGTTGAAGGCGTTCGCCCGGGCCGGGGTGGAGCTGCCGAACACCCGGGCCTGGGTGCTGCGCGGGGTCGAGCACCCGGCGGTGCCGCTGGTCCTGGAGTACAAGGAGCTCTACCGGATCTGGACGGCGCACGGCTGGGCCTGGCGCGACGCCTGGGTCTCGGCCGGCCGGTTCCATCCCGAGTACGTGCCGGGTGGGGTGGTCTCCGGCCGCTGGGCGACCCGGGGCGGCGGGGCGCTGCAGATCCCGAAGGTGATCCGCCGGGCGGTGGTGGCCGACCCGGGCTGGACGTTCGTGGTGGCCGACGCCGGTCAGCTGGAGCCCCGGGTGCTCGCCGCGGTCTCCGGCGACGAGCGGCTGGCCGCCGCAGGTGGCGCCGGTGACCTCTACGCCGCGCTGGCCCGGGACGCCTTCGCCGGCGACCGGGCCCGGGCCAAGGTGGCGCTGCTCGGCGCGATGTACGGGCAGACCGGCGGTGCGGCGGTGCCGGCGTTGGCGGTGCTCAAGCGCAACTATCCGACCGCCTTCGGGTACGTGGAGGCGGCCGCCCGCACCGGCGAGGCGGGTGGGCTGGTGCGGTCCTGGTTGGGGCGTACCTGCCCGCCCGGGTCGGTCGGCTTCGCCGACGGCGAGGAGGCGGACCCGGACGCCGGGGCCGATCCGCAGTCGCCCCGGGCCCGGGCGGCCCGGTCCCGCGGCCGGTTCACCCGCAACTTCGTCATCCAGGCCACCGCCGCCGAGTGGGCCTCCACGCTGCTGGCCACACTGCGCACGGCGCTCGCCGGCACCGGGGCCGAGCTGGTCTTCTTCCAGCACGACGAGGTGGTGGTGCACTGCCCGGTCGAGCGGGCCGAGGCGGTCGCCGCGGCGGTCAGCGGGGCGGGGGCGCGGGCCACCGCGCTGCTCTTCGGGGACACCCCGGTCCGGTTCCCGCTGGATCTGTCCATCGTCGACTGCTACGCAGACGCGGCATAA
- a CDS encoding carbohydrate ABC transporter permease, with translation MRHGVARFVTGFLALPVALYLFYVVWPFAQAAGYSLTDWGGYSDSQRFVGLDNYVRLFSDELIRKAFWHNVFFLVTVPLFTIALALFLAFLLNVGGREDRAGIRGVFGSGLYKVVFFFPQVLSLVVIAVMWQQIYRSDNQGLINGLLIKIGLVDPQNPIAFTADPEPFLGIPAVLWWLLLIAVWSGAGFYMVLFSAAMQSIPKDIYEAAILDGAGRFHTFFKVTLPLLRDSISVAWVYLGFIALDMYALVFVMTPSQGGPNHASEIFASVIQFNAFQKGQFGYACAIAVALAIFTILLAALQLRITRRDRIEF, from the coding sequence ATGCGGCACGGAGTCGCGCGTTTCGTCACGGGCTTCCTGGCCCTGCCCGTCGCGCTGTACCTCTTCTACGTGGTGTGGCCGTTCGCGCAGGCGGCGGGATACTCGTTGACCGACTGGGGTGGCTACTCGGATTCCCAGCGCTTCGTCGGGCTGGACAACTACGTCCGGCTGTTCTCCGACGAGTTGATCCGGAAGGCGTTCTGGCACAACGTGTTCTTCCTGGTCACCGTGCCGCTGTTCACGATCGCGCTGGCCCTGTTCCTCGCGTTCCTGCTCAACGTGGGCGGACGCGAGGACAGGGCCGGCATCCGCGGGGTGTTCGGGTCCGGCCTCTACAAGGTCGTCTTCTTCTTCCCGCAGGTGCTGTCGCTGGTGGTCATCGCCGTGATGTGGCAGCAGATCTACCGCAGCGACAACCAGGGGCTGATCAACGGCCTGCTCATCAAGATCGGGCTGGTCGACCCGCAGAACCCGATCGCCTTCACCGCCGACCCGGAGCCGTTCCTCGGCATCCCCGCGGTGCTCTGGTGGCTGCTGCTCATCGCGGTGTGGAGCGGCGCCGGCTTCTACATGGTGCTCTTCTCCGCCGCCATGCAGTCGATCCCCAAGGACATCTACGAGGCGGCGATCCTGGACGGCGCCGGCCGGTTCCACACCTTCTTCAAGGTGACCCTGCCGCTGCTGCGGGACAGCATCTCGGTCGCCTGGGTCTACCTCGGCTTCATCGCGTTGGACATGTACGCGCTGGTCTTCGTCATGACGCCGAGTCAGGGCGGCCCGAACCACGCCAGCGAGATCTTCGCCTCGGTGATCCAGTTCAACGCCTTCCAGAAGGGCCAGTTCGGCTACGCCTGCGCGATCGCGGTGGCGCTGGCCATCTTCACCATCCTGCTGGCCGCCCTCCAGTTGAGGATCACCCGCCGTGACCGGATCGAGTTCTGA
- a CDS encoding nucleotidyltransferase family protein, with protein MIIAAGGGRRIGGPEALLHQGEKPLVRQLIDTMGEAGCEQVVVVLGAAAEQVRQTTDLTGATVVVNRAWGTGVGSSIRAGLAALTDDGIEAVVVVPVDMPGLTVTAVRRVTALPYPDVLVCATYDGLRGYPMLFGRRHWAGIATLASADVGARPYLLAHKDQIVDISCDSVADGSRIDSPELMALYGLSIPEQRVGA; from the coding sequence ATGATCATCGCCGCTGGTGGGGGCCGCCGGATCGGTGGACCGGAGGCGCTGCTGCACCAGGGCGAGAAGCCACTGGTGCGCCAGTTGATCGACACGATGGGCGAGGCCGGCTGCGAGCAGGTCGTGGTCGTGCTGGGCGCGGCGGCCGAGCAGGTCCGCCAGACGACGGACCTGACCGGGGCGACCGTGGTGGTCAACCGGGCCTGGGGGACCGGCGTCGGCTCCTCGATCCGGGCCGGCCTCGCCGCCCTCACCGACGACGGCATCGAGGCGGTGGTCGTGGTGCCCGTCGACATGCCCGGGCTGACCGTGACCGCGGTCCGGCGGGTGACCGCCCTGCCGTACCCGGACGTGCTGGTCTGCGCCACCTACGACGGGCTGCGCGGCTACCCGATGCTCTTCGGTCGCCGGCACTGGGCCGGCATCGCCACCCTGGCCAGCGCCGACGTCGGGGCCCGGCCGTACCTGCTGGCGCACAAGGACCAGATCGTCGACATCTCCTGCGACTCGGTGGCCGACGGCAGCCGGATCGACAGCCCGGAGCTGATGGCGCTCTACGGACTCTCCATCCCGGAGCAGCGGGTCGGGGCCTGA
- a CDS encoding carbohydrate ABC transporter permease: MSTVTHSSGRTRPDATPPAGPDAGRRARPTGTGLGGRIFNGFSHLFLAVWAIMVIYPLLWVVMSALKTDSEVIREPLSLFPRSLQWDNFARAWTAGIDSFFLNTLLVLVFSVTLTMLLGSMAAYALARFEFRGNRLIYWMFLSGLTLPIYLAAVPLFKGVYNTGVSLPLLGPNKHLMLILVYVAWSLSFTIFFMHSFFRTLPDSIAEAAQVDGASHSRTFFSVMLPMAKPGLISIGIFNVLGQWNQWYLPTLLMQSVAGEPKHQVIAQGLIELSVNQGYKSDWSGLFAGVTMAMLPVLIVYVVFQRQVQSGLTAGVGK, from the coding sequence ATGAGCACGGTGACCCACTCCTCCGGACGCACGCGCCCCGACGCGACCCCGCCGGCCGGGCCGGACGCGGGCCGGCGTGCCCGCCCCACCGGCACCGGCCTCGGCGGCCGGATCTTCAACGGCTTCTCGCACCTGTTCCTCGCGGTCTGGGCGATCATGGTGATCTACCCGCTGCTCTGGGTGGTGATGTCCGCCCTCAAGACCGACTCGGAGGTGATCCGCGAGCCGCTGTCGTTGTTCCCCCGCTCGTTGCAGTGGGACAACTTCGCCCGGGCCTGGACGGCCGGGATCGACAGCTTCTTCCTGAACACGCTGCTGGTGCTGGTCTTCAGCGTGACGCTGACGATGCTGCTCGGCTCGATGGCCGCGTACGCCCTGGCGCGCTTCGAGTTCCGGGGCAACCGGCTGATCTACTGGATGTTCCTGTCCGGGCTGACCCTGCCGATCTACCTGGCCGCGGTGCCGCTGTTCAAGGGGGTCTACAACACCGGCGTCAGCCTGCCGCTGCTCGGCCCGAACAAGCACCTCATGCTGATCCTGGTCTACGTGGCCTGGTCGTTGTCGTTCACGATCTTCTTCATGCACTCGTTCTTCCGGACGCTGCCCGACTCGATCGCCGAGGCGGCACAGGTCGACGGGGCCTCGCACAGCCGTACCTTCTTCAGCGTCATGCTGCCGATGGCCAAGCCCGGCCTGATCAGCATCGGTATCTTCAACGTGCTCGGCCAGTGGAACCAGTGGTACCTGCCGACCCTGCTCATGCAGTCGGTGGCCGGTGAGCCGAAGCACCAGGTGATCGCCCAGGGGTTGATCGAGCTGTCGGTCAACCAGGGGTACAAGTCCGACTGGTCCGGTCTCTTCGCCGGGGTCACCATGGCGATGCTGCCGGTGCTGATCGTCTACGTCGTCTTCCAGCGCCAGGTCCAGTCCGGCCTGACGGCCGGCGTCGGCAAGTAA
- a CDS encoding glycosyltransferase family 4 protein, with protein MSADADVIDIQPARRQRVLMLSWEYPPVLVGGLGTHVHALSVALAAAGHEVTVVTRHAEGAPLEEYADGVRVLRAAEDPVRFPLATDSLLAWTMAFNHTLTRAALRATESAGYDVVHAHDWLVAHTAVTLAEHLDLPLVTTIHATEAGRHQGWLPAELNRTIHGVEHWLSNASTRVIACSGYMREQVTRLFDVPAGRVDVVPNGVDDRAWQARPRAVAAARARFAGAGPLVGYAGRLVYEKGVQHLVHAVPYLRRRHPGLRVVIAGDGPYRSELVEQARRLHLDDTVRFAGFLDAGQLPALLAATDTTVVPSLYEPFGMIALEAAAAGAPLAVADTGGLAEIVEPGVTGVTFPHSDPDALAGAVDRLLGDEVFARRVARRARTMVARRYGWAAIAARTAAGYATARREHGTFTARRAAALLSGGRSAVRVPDGNLFTGAAG; from the coding sequence ATGTCCGCCGACGCCGACGTGATCGACATCCAGCCCGCCCGGCGCCAACGGGTGCTGATGCTCTCCTGGGAGTACCCACCGGTGCTCGTCGGCGGCCTCGGCACCCACGTGCACGCCCTCTCGGTGGCCCTGGCCGCCGCCGGCCACGAGGTCACCGTGGTCACCCGGCACGCCGAGGGCGCGCCCCTGGAGGAGTACGCCGACGGCGTGCGTGTGCTGCGCGCCGCCGAGGACCCGGTCCGGTTCCCGCTCGCGACCGACTCGCTGCTGGCCTGGACCATGGCGTTCAACCACACCCTGACCCGGGCCGCGCTGCGCGCCACCGAGTCCGCCGGCTACGACGTGGTGCACGCCCACGACTGGCTCGTCGCGCACACCGCGGTCACCCTCGCCGAGCACCTCGACCTGCCGCTGGTCACCACCATCCACGCCACCGAGGCGGGCCGGCACCAGGGCTGGCTGCCGGCGGAGCTGAACCGGACCATCCACGGCGTCGAGCACTGGCTGAGCAACGCCTCGACCCGGGTGATCGCCTGCTCGGGGTACATGCGCGAGCAGGTGACCCGGCTGTTCGACGTCCCGGCCGGGCGGGTCGACGTGGTGCCGAACGGGGTCGACGACCGGGCCTGGCAGGCCCGTCCGCGCGCGGTCGCCGCCGCCCGCGCCCGGTTCGCCGGTGCCGGCCCGCTGGTCGGGTACGCCGGCCGGCTGGTCTACGAGAAGGGGGTGCAGCACCTGGTGCACGCCGTGCCGTACCTGCGGCGGCGGCACCCGGGGCTGCGGGTGGTGATCGCCGGCGACGGCCCGTACCGGTCGGAGCTGGTCGAGCAGGCGCGGCGGCTGCACCTCGACGACACCGTCCGGTTCGCCGGCTTCCTCGACGCCGGGCAGCTGCCGGCGCTGCTCGCGGCGACCGACACCACCGTGGTGCCCAGCCTGTACGAGCCGTTCGGGATGATCGCCCTGGAGGCGGCCGCCGCCGGGGCGCCGCTGGCGGTGGCCGACACCGGCGGGCTGGCCGAGATCGTCGAGCCGGGCGTGACCGGGGTGACCTTCCCGCACAGCGACCCGGACGCCCTGGCCGGCGCGGTCGACCGGCTGCTCGGCGACGAGGTCTTCGCCCGCCGGGTGGCCCGCCGGGCCCGCACCATGGTCGCCCGACGCTACGGCTGGGCGGCCATCGCCGCCCGGACCGCCGCCGGCTACGCCACCGCCCGCCGGGAGCACGGCACGTTCACCGCCCGGCGGGCCGCCGCGCTGCTGTCGGGTGGCCGATCCGCCGTCCGGGTGCCGGACGGAAATCTGTTCACCGGGGCCGCCGGCTGA
- a CDS encoding LysR family transcriptional regulator, with the protein MSSLPSVEDLRLVTTLARHGSLGAAGRELRISQPAASNRLAALERRIGERLFDRDTTGARPTPAGRALAKEAVRVLDHLEAIFDRTRAAARGDVLSVGTFPSLAAWLFPALVELLRDATVHQVTDHGNRLVEWVGEGSLDAAFVTIANQLRLPATTTAAPVATDRLAVLTPSGVGLGGERRPFAGLDVVAHTYDTSAEALHRRLAELGARPRPAATGETAVRMGRLLGCPVVLPRGLALAYATQDEQVAPAPVPGRFTLFLVTRRPTPAALAALAGELAGRLGLDPPSGGRPSATAHSAGRVRA; encoded by the coding sequence ATGAGCTCCCTACCCTCCGTCGAGGACCTACGGCTCGTAACGACGCTGGCGCGGCACGGCTCCCTCGGCGCTGCGGGCCGGGAGCTGCGGATCAGCCAGCCGGCGGCGAGCAACCGGCTGGCGGCGCTGGAGCGGCGGATCGGGGAACGGCTCTTCGACCGGGACACCACCGGGGCGCGCCCGACTCCGGCGGGTCGGGCGCTGGCCAAGGAGGCGGTGCGCGTCCTCGATCACCTGGAGGCGATCTTCGACCGGACCCGCGCGGCCGCCCGGGGCGACGTCCTGAGCGTCGGCACCTTCCCGAGCCTCGCGGCGTGGCTCTTCCCCGCGCTGGTCGAGCTGCTCCGCGACGCGACCGTCCATCAGGTCACCGACCACGGCAACCGGCTGGTCGAGTGGGTCGGCGAGGGTTCGCTGGACGCCGCCTTCGTCACCATCGCCAACCAGCTGCGGCTGCCGGCCACGACGACAGCGGCCCCGGTCGCCACCGACCGGTTGGCCGTACTCACCCCGAGCGGGGTGGGGCTCGGCGGCGAACGCCGGCCCTTCGCCGGCCTCGACGTGGTGGCGCACACCTACGACACGTCCGCCGAGGCGCTGCACCGGCGCCTCGCCGAACTCGGTGCCCGGCCGAGACCGGCCGCGACCGGCGAGACCGCGGTACGGATGGGCCGGCTGCTCGGCTGCCCGGTGGTGCTGCCGCGCGGGCTCGCGCTCGCGTACGCGACCCAGGACGAGCAGGTCGCCCCGGCGCCCGTGCCGGGTCGCTTCACCCTCTTCCTGGTCACCCGGCGGCCGACGCCGGCCGCGCTGGCGGCGCTGGCGGGCGAGCTGGCCGGCCGGCTCGGTCTGGACCCTCCGTCCGGCGGTCGGCCCTCGGCGACGGCCCACTCCGCCGGCAGGGTCCGGGCGTAG
- a CDS encoding metal-dependent hydrolase produces MMGPSHALSGAAVWLTGSWALDQFADYHQTPLALAVGTAVCAGGALFPDLDLSGKVTRNQGGATVARTFGVFSLFVAEVMEKISLGVYYATKLSKDPRRNNGHRTLTHTIPFTVLVGWGTTALCAHYGKWAVVSILFFMIGLALRGLFDEWAERAGWVIVTLASAAAAWFTFANLPGDRGYPLIGLAVGVGCFVHILGDMITRAGVPILWPIPIKRRMWTMIGLPNSIALRTGSKAETIVLRTALTVLAVLAAVGLVAPSVLHRFNIEV; encoded by the coding sequence ATGATGGGACCGTCCCACGCGCTGTCCGGCGCGGCGGTGTGGCTGACCGGCTCCTGGGCGCTGGACCAGTTCGCCGACTACCACCAGACGCCGCTGGCCCTCGCCGTGGGCACCGCGGTCTGCGCGGGCGGGGCGCTCTTCCCCGACCTCGACCTCTCCGGCAAGGTGACCCGCAACCAGGGCGGTGCCACGGTGGCCCGGACGTTCGGGGTGTTCAGCCTCTTCGTCGCCGAGGTGATGGAGAAGATCTCGCTGGGCGTCTACTACGCCACGAAGCTGAGCAAGGACCCGCGCCGCAACAACGGCCACCGGACGCTGACCCACACCATCCCGTTCACCGTGCTGGTCGGCTGGGGCACCACCGCGCTCTGCGCCCACTACGGCAAGTGGGCGGTGGTCAGCATCCTGTTCTTCATGATCGGCCTGGCCCTGCGCGGGCTCTTCGACGAGTGGGCCGAGCGGGCCGGCTGGGTGATCGTCACGCTCGCCTCGGCGGCGGCCGCCTGGTTCACCTTCGCCAACCTGCCCGGCGACCGGGGCTACCCGCTGATCGGGCTCGCCGTCGGGGTGGGCTGCTTCGTGCACATCCTCGGCGACATGATCACCCGGGCCGGCGTGCCGATCCTCTGGCCGATCCCGATCAAACGGCGGATGTGGACGATGATCGGCCTGCCGAACAGCATCGCGCTGCGGACCGGCAGCAAGGCCGAGACGATCGTGCTGCGTACCGCGCTGACCGTGCTCGCGGTGCTCGCCGCGGTGGGCCTGGTCGCCCCGTCGGTGCTGCACCGCTTCAACATCGAGGTCTGA
- a CDS encoding serine/threonine-protein kinase — protein sequence MQQVVIAGRYRLLDLVGRGGMGRVWRARDEMLHREVAVKQVVPPNWLAAHERDELRARTLREARTAARLSHPNVVRVYDVVQVDDDPWLVMEYVPSRTLQEIIETDGPLAPRRAAGIGLAVLAALRAAHDAGVLHRDVKPANVLLARDGRVLLTDFGLAVFDGGDGMMTRPGLVLGSPQYVAPERAAEGVSSVEADLWSLGATLHAAVEGRSPYARSTAMATLTALASQPPDPAPHAGPLAPVLVGLLRRDPRHRLRHDEAARLLAAAASPAWNRSAQTGGPVSAPVDEITLVLPPRGPGGGPFPAGPGPADGAGAAAASVPYPGVVPAPPPRPGAWPTPVTGPDGEGAGPDGHRGPGTGGSRRRALARRWGLAAGALVVAVAAGVGTALAVTGAPDREGTAPAGNDPRGQAGEPWEHDGRPGPPPDGRGGPPPPPPFPCIRPDVVGEPVRPGPSPTDGDVTLPAGWIWYGEAGSFRLAVPADWRYLRSGSATCFYEPTHRRILGVEPYSGGTDPVTELRVAERELRDTGRLPEYQPLRLAPVGGGAEWECRWTAPNGERLHAVRVLPGAAGGWTLGWSTLDADWGDAAGQFTEVRQSFRPPRSTRSAG from the coding sequence GTGCAGCAGGTAGTGATCGCCGGCCGGTACCGCCTGCTCGACCTCGTCGGCCGCGGCGGCATGGGGCGGGTCTGGCGGGCCCGGGACGAGATGCTGCACCGCGAGGTGGCGGTGAAGCAGGTGGTGCCGCCGAACTGGCTCGCCGCCCACGAGCGCGACGAGCTGCGCGCCCGCACCCTGCGCGAGGCCCGCACGGCGGCGCGGCTCAGCCACCCCAACGTGGTCCGCGTCTACGACGTGGTCCAGGTCGACGACGACCCCTGGCTGGTGATGGAGTACGTCCCGTCCCGCACCCTGCAGGAGATCATCGAGACGGACGGCCCGCTGGCGCCCCGGCGCGCCGCCGGCATCGGGCTGGCCGTGCTGGCCGCCCTGCGCGCCGCGCACGACGCCGGGGTGCTGCACCGCGACGTCAAGCCCGCGAACGTGCTGCTGGCCCGGGACGGGCGGGTGCTGCTCACCGACTTCGGGCTGGCCGTCTTCGACGGCGGCGACGGCATGATGACCCGCCCCGGGCTGGTGCTCGGCTCGCCGCAGTACGTGGCCCCGGAACGCGCCGCCGAGGGGGTGTCCAGTGTGGAGGCCGACCTCTGGTCGCTGGGCGCCACCCTGCACGCCGCCGTCGAGGGGCGGTCGCCGTACGCGCGCAGCACCGCGATGGCCACGCTCACCGCCCTGGCCAGCCAGCCGCCGGACCCGGCCCCGCACGCCGGGCCGCTGGCACCGGTGCTGGTCGGGCTGCTGCGCCGCGACCCGCGCCACCGGCTGCGCCACGACGAGGCGGCCCGGCTGCTCGCCGCCGCCGCCTCCCCGGCCTGGAACCGCTCGGCGCAGACCGGCGGGCCGGTGTCCGCACCGGTCGACGAGATCACCCTGGTGCTGCCCCCGCGCGGTCCGGGCGGCGGACCGTTCCCCGCCGGGCCCGGGCCGGCGGACGGCGCGGGCGCCGCGGCGGCGTCCGTCCCGTACCCGGGCGTCGTGCCGGCTCCCCCGCCCCGCCCGGGCGCCTGGCCGACGCCGGTCACCGGTCCGGACGGCGAGGGGGCGGGCCCGGACGGTCACCGCGGTCCCGGGACGGGCGGGTCGCGCCGCCGGGCCCTGGCCCGCCGCTGGGGACTCGCGGCGGGCGCGCTCGTGGTGGCCGTGGCCGCCGGCGTCGGCACCGCACTGGCGGTCACCGGTGCGCCCGACCGGGAGGGCACCGCGCCGGCCGGGAACGACCCGCGCGGGCAGGCCGGCGAGCCGTGGGAGCACGACGGGCGACCCGGTCCGCCGCCGGACGGCCGGGGCGGCCCCCCGCCGCCGCCACCGTTCCCCTGCATCCGCCCGGACGTGGTCGGCGAACCGGTGCGGCCGGGCCCGTCCCCCACCGACGGCGACGTGACGCTGCCGGCCGGCTGGATCTGGTACGGCGAGGCCGGCTCGTTCCGGCTGGCGGTCCCGGCCGACTGGCGGTACCTGCGCTCGGGTAGCGCCACCTGCTTCTACGAGCCGACGCACCGGCGGATCCTCGGCGTCGAGCCCTACTCGGGCGGCACCGATCCGGTCACCGAGCTGCGGGTGGCGGAGCGCGAGCTGCGCGACACCGGCCGGCTGCCCGAGTACCAGCCGCTCCGGCTGGCCCCGGTCGGCGGCGGCGCCGAGTGGGAGTGCCGGTGGACCGCCCCGAACGGGGAACGGCTGCACGCGGTGCGGGTGCTGCCCGGCGCGGCGGGCGGCTGGACGCTCGGGTGGAGCACCCTCGACGCCGACTGGGGCGACGCCGCCGGGCAGTTCACCGAGGTGCGGCAGAGCTTCCGGCCGCCCCGGTCCACCCGCTCCGCCGGCTGA